A window of the Pseudoliparis swirei isolate HS2019 ecotype Mariana Trench chromosome 13, NWPU_hadal_v1, whole genome shotgun sequence genome harbors these coding sequences:
- the atrnl1b gene encoding attractin-like protein 1 isoform X3 has product MHPGGRCTTEAFAFGAKLATHGDLRAINRYLVVSVLFFFVLATHASPAKPCDKNCLSGKCINGSCICDRGWVGDQCQHCQGRFKLTEPSGYLTDGPINYKYKTKCTWLIEGYPNAVLRLRFNHFATECSWDHMYVYDGDSVYAPLVAVFSGLMVPEIRGNETVPEVETTSGYALLHFFSDAAYNLTGFEIFYSINSCPNNCSGHGKCTSGNSAASRVYCECDKYWKGEACDVPYCRNNCGSPDHGYCDLTGEKLCVCNESWQGPDCSLTVPSTESFWVLPSVKPFGTSLARASQKAMVQEKVMWVVGGYTFNYSSFQMILNYNLESGIWNTVPVSTGPTPRYGHSLAAHQDDIYMFGGKLEAGWGNVTDELWVFNVPSRTWQRRNPVVGAAAQTQIYAVEGHLAHCVPLEDGEAIMLVIFGYSPIYSYVSNVQEYNLKSNTWLVPETTGAVPQGGYGHSSTYDGASGSVYVHGGYKALPANKYGLVDDLYRYDVNARTWFILRESGFPRYLHSAVLISGTLLVFGGNTHNDTSLSNGAKCFSADFLAYDIACDEWRVLPKPDLHRDVNRFGHSAVVSNGSMYVFGGFSGVLLNDVLVYRPPSCQAFLAEEGCVDAGPGVRCMWSRDHCLPWEPSMANGSLIPASFCPPKAVTVDERCFRFSDCASCTANTNGCQWCDDKKCISASSNCTSNVSNFTECPVRNEQVCSKLANCKSCLVNLNCQWDQNQSECHALPAQQCSEGWSQVGEACLRINSSRESYDNAQHYCKNLNGNIASLTTSKQVDFVIEELEKLQQRDTRLSPWVGLRKINVSYWGWEDMSPFTNSSLRWLPGEPSDSGFCAYLEEPQVSGLRANPCTASAHGLICEKATGNPNQSSRPACKKPCSLHTNCANCTSQAMECMWCGSTQRCVDSTAYVISFPYGQCLEWQTGDCVAQNCSGLRTCSQCLEQPECGWCGDPSSTGKGLCTEGSYRGPMKRQVKQGQQIPSGDMILEPGICPKDEGYEWAFIHCPACQCNGHSTCVNGSVCEQCRNLTTGPHCQTCMPGYHGDPTNGGKCQACKCNGHASVCQVLTGKCFCTTKGIKGDQCQLCDSENRYLGNPLRGTCYYNLLIDYQFTFSLIQEDDNHYTAINFMASPEQANKNLDMSINASNNFNLNITWSVGSTAGTISGEEVPIVSKTNIKEYRDSFSCEKFTFRSNPNITFYVYVSNFSWPIKIQIAFSQHNSIMDLVQFFVTFFRPVGSAPCLWSTSSQHSSVTRIMTLKPSIGHIFISQ; this is encoded by the exons GTTGACGGAGCCCTCAGGATACCTCACCGACGGGCCAATCAACTACAAGTACAAAACAAAGTGCACCTGGCTCATTGAGGGCTA TCCAAATGCAGTTCTTCGGTTAAGATTCAACCACTTTGCCACAGAATGTAGTTGGGACCACATGTACGTATATGACGGAGACTCAGTATATGCGCCCCTGGTTGCTGTGTTCAG CGGTCTCATGGTGCCGGAGATCCGAGGAAACGAGACGGTTCCCGAGGTGGAGACGACTTCTGGCTACGCACTACTCCACTTTTTCAGCGACGCCGCCTACAACCTAACGGGCTTTGAGATATTCTATTC GATCAACTCTTGCCCCAATAACTGCTCTGGCCACGGGAAGTGCACCTCCGGTAACTCGGCCGCCAGCAGAGTGTACTGCGAGTGCGACAAGTACTGGAAAGGCGAGGCCTGTGACGTCCCTTACTGCAGGAACAACTGCGGCAGCCCCGACCACGGCTACTGCGACCTCACGGGGGAGAAGTTGTGTGTCTGCAATGAAAGCTGGCAAG GTCCCGACTGCTCGCTGACTGTACCTTCGACCGAGTCCTTCTGGGTGCTACCAAGCGTCAAGCCCTTTGGCACGTCACTCGCCAGAGCTTCCCAGAAGGCCATGGTGCAAGAAaaggtcatgtgggtggtgggCGGCTACACCTTCAACTACAGCTCCTTCCAGATGATTCTCAA CTACAACCTGGAGAGTGGCATCTGGAACACGGTCCCCGTCAGCACTGGCCCTACGCCAAGATACGGCCACTCGCTCGCGGcccaccag GATGATATCTATATGTTTGGCGGGAAGCTGGAGGCGGGCTGGGGTAATGTGACGGACGAGCTGTGGGTGTTCAACGTACCCAGTCGGACGTGGCAGCGGAGAAACCCCGTGGTTGGCGCGGCGGCCCAGACTCAGATTTACGCCGTGGAGGGTCATTTAGCCCACTGCGTTCCACTAGAGGACGGCGAGGCCATTATGCTGGTCATCTTTGGCTACTCCCCCATCTACAGCTATGTCAGCAACGTCCAGGAGTACAACCTGA AGTCCAACACGTGGCTGGTGCCGGAGACCACGGGCGCCGTTCCCCAGGGAGGTTACGGCCACAGCAGCACGTACGACGGCGCCAGCGGTAGTGTGTATGTCCACGGAGGCTATAAGGCGCTGCCCGCCAACAAATACGGCCTTGTTGATGACCTCTACCGCTACGACGTTAACGCCCGGACGTG GTTCATTCTGAGAGAGAGCGGCTTTCCGCGGTACTTGCACTCGGCCGTGCTCATCAGCGGCACCCTGCTCGTCTTTGGCGGCAACACGCACAACGACACGTCCCTCAGCAACGGCGCCAAGTGTTTCTCTGCCGACTTCCTTGCCTACGACATCG CTTGTGACGAGTGGAGGGTCCTGCCGAAACCGGACCTGCACAGGGATGTCAACCGCTTCGGTCACTCTGCTGTGGTCAGCAACGG GTCCATGTACGTGTTCGGGGGCTTCTCCGGCGTGCTGCTCAACGATGTGCTTGTTTACCGACCCCCCAGCTGCCAAGCCTTCTTGGCGGAGGAGGGGTGTGTCGATGCGGGTCCGGGGGTCCGCTGCATGTGGAGCAGAGACCACTGTCTCCCCTGGGAACCCAGCATGGCGAATGGGAGCCTCATTCCTGCCTCGTTCTGCCCCCCTAAAGCTG TCACCGTGGACGAGCGCTGCTTCCGGTTCTCGGACTGCGCCAGCTGTACGGCCAACACCAACGGGTGCCAGTGGTGCGACGACAAGAAGTGCATCTCCGCCTCCAGCAACTGCACCTCA AACGTGAGTAACTTCACGGAGTGTCCCGTGCGGAACGAGCAGGTGTGCAGCAAGCTCGCCAACTGCAAGAGCTGCTTGGTGAATCTCAACTGTCAGTGGGACCAGAATCAGTCGGAGTGCCACGCTTTGCCAG CCCAGCAGTGCAGCGAGGGATGGAGCCAGGTGGGGGAAGCCTGCCTGCGGATCAACTCCAGCCGCGAGAGCTACGACAACGCCCAACACTACTGCAAAAACCTCAACGGGAACATCGCGTCACTCACCACCTCCAAACAGGTGGACTTTGTGATCGAGGAACTGGAGAAGCTCCAGCAACGAGACACG CGGCTGTCTCCCTGGGTGGGCCTGAGGAAGATCAACGTGTCGTACTGGGGTTGGGAGGACATGTCTCCCTTCACCAACAGCAGCCTGCGCTGGCTACCTGGCGAGCCCAGCGACTCTGGGTTCTGTGCCTACCTGGAGGAGCCTCAGGTGTCCGGCCTGAGGGCCAACCCGTGCACCGCCTCTGCCCACGGCCTCATCTGTGAAAAAGCTACCG GAAACCCCAATCAGAGTTCCCGCCCTGCCTGTAAGAAGCCTTGCTCGCTGCACACCAACTGCGCCAACTGTACCAGCCAGGCCATGGAGTGCATGTGGTGCGGCAGTACGCAGCGCTGCGTCGACTCCACCGCCTACGTCATCTCTTTTCCCTACGGCCAGTGTCTGGAGTGGCAGACCGGAGATTGCGTGG CCCAGAACTGTTCGGGCCTGCGGACGTGTTCCCAATGCTTGGAGCAGCCGGAGTGCGGCTGGTGCGGAGACCCCAGCAGCACGGGGAAGGGCCTCTGCACCGAGGGGTCTTACCGAGGGCCGATGAAGAGGCAGGTGAAGCAGGGCCAGCAGATCCCGTCCGGGGACATGATCCTGGAGCCGGGCATCTGCCCCAAAGACGAGGGCTACGAGTGGGCCTTCATTCACTGCCCTG CGTGCCAGTGTAACGGCCACAGCACGTGTGTGAACGGCAGTGTGTGCGAGCAGTGCCGTAACCTCACCACCGGTCCCCACTGCCAGACCTGCATGCCTGGTTACCACGGAGACCCGACCAATGGCGGCAAATGTCAGG CCTGTAAGTGTAATGGCCATGCAAGTGTGTGCCAGGTGTTAACTGGCAAGTGCTTCTGCACCACCAAGGGGATCAAAGGAGACCAGTGCCAGCT ATGTGACTCAGAGAACCGTTACCTTGGCAATCCACTCAGAGGAACCTGTTACT ATAATCTCCTGATCGACTACCAATTCACCTTCAGTCTCATCCAAGAAGATGATAATCACTACACTGCCATCAACTTCATGGCCTCACCTGAGCAG GCGAACAAGAACTTGGACATGTCCATTAATGCATCCAACAACTTCAACCTCAACATCACCTGGTCGGTGGGATCCACAG CTGGAACCATTTCTGGAGAGGAGGTGCCCATCGTGTCCAAAACGAACATCAAGGAATACAGAGACAGCTTCTCCTGTGAGAAGTTCACCTTCAGGAGCAACCCAAATATTACCTTTTACGTCTACGTCAGTAACTTCTCATGGCCCATCAAGATCCAG ATTGCCTTTTCCCAACACAACAGTATTATGGACCTGGTCCAGTTCTTTGTGACGTTTTTCAG